Sequence from the Ereboglobus luteus genome:
GCGCGCCGACGATCCCGACGGCGGTCCGCTTACCGTCACCTTCCTCGCCCGCCGCCGTCCCGACGCGGCCCGCGACCTCAATCTCGTCCTGCTACCCGACACACAGTATTACGTTCGCGAGCGCCACAACGGCACCGCCGCAATGTTCATCGCGCAAACCGACTGGGTCATTCGCCACGCCCGCCCCCTCAACATCGCCGCCGTGCTTCACCTCGGCGACATCACCGACCGGGGCGATGTCGAGCGCAACGAATGGGTCAATGCCGCCAATGCCATGTATCGGCTCGGCGATCCCGCCGCCACCGGTCGCCCCGATGGCATCCCCTACATCCTCGCCGTCGGCAACCACGACCAGCGTTACGAAAACGGCACGTGGGAAGGCCCCGCGACACTCTTCAACGAATATTTCGGCGTGAAACATTTTTCGCAAAAAAGCTACTACGGCGGCCACTACGGAAAGAACAATAACAACTACTATATATTCTTCGACTCGGGTCCCGAGAAATTCGTTGTCGTCTCCCTCGAATACGACGCGTCTGCGAAACGCCCCGAAGTCCTCCAATGGGCCGACGGCATCTTGAAAAAGCACGCCGACCGCCGTGCCATCATCATCACCCATTCCACGCTCACCCCCGGCATCCAGTCCGCGCACACCAAGGACGGCGCCGCCGCCTACGCCGCGCTCAAGGGCAATAAAAACCTCATGCTCCTCATCGGCGGACACATCACCGGCGAGGGCCGCCGCACCGACACCTTCAACGGCTCCACCGTCCACTCCGTCCTCATGGATTTTCAGTCCGACAAAAACGGCGGCAACGGCATGCTCGGCATGCTCACGCTCTCCCCGCGCACCAACAAAATCCACGCCGCCGCCTTTTCCCCGCACACCAACAGCGGACGGCTCGACGGCTGCGCGACCTACACGCTCGACTACGATTTCGGCGCAAAAATCGAAGCCTTCGCCAAAGTCGCCACCGTCGAGGTTTCCGCCGGCGCGACCGCAACCGCGACATTGGAAAACATGGACGCCTCCGCCACCTACGAATGGGTTGCCGAAATCAGCGACAAAGGCAAAACCACGCGCACGAGCGCCCGCGCGATTTCGAACAAATAAACCATTCCTGAAAAGAATCAAAAAACGCAGATACAAGCCACTGAATCTTGGCATTATTCTGCGGCATCCTGTGGATAAAAACCAACTAGGCAAACGATCACTACTTTACAAAGGAGCATCTAAAAATAAAAACGCTTGCATCTTCATCATGGAATGTCCCCGAAAAATATTCATATGAAAAGCTTTGATCGCCTCAAAATCACTGGCCTTGTGATTGTCTGTTTGGTTGCCGGTTTGCTCACACGAGCGCAAGATGTCGGCGCATCCACGTCTTCCGAGACGACGATTGATCATAAATCCCTAAATTATTTTATGAATGATTTCTGTAGAAAAAAAATATGGGGAAGTCATATCTTGGTCGAACACGTTGAAGCGCTTCGGGATGTTGTTAAAATAGTTAAATATTCCGAGCGTTGGCTGAATAATGTTCAGTCTTTTGCTGAAAAGACTGGGGATAAAAGAACAGGCCGGAAAGCAGGGATCCTGCTGGAGCGATTGAAAAATGTGAATATCACAGAGGTCGAGCAGGAGATGAACGCCAGTCTGAATATTGGCAGGCCATATTTTCAGTTTATTACTATAAATGAAACCGACGGAAAAGTCAGAAACACCGACCTGCCGCGTGACGTCGCCAGTAGGCATTTGCGGAAAATTAGCGGTTTGAAAAAAGAATTGATGAAGTTTAGTGAAGAGTGTCAAACGGTGCTGGATGGCACGCCCGAAGGAAAAGTGATCGCCGGCCTTTTCCCGTTAAGCAGGCATAAGGCAAATAAGACGGAGGAAATTATATTCACGCCAACAATCCCGGTGGAGAAAATTGCATATAATCTTGAGATGATGATTTATACCATACTCAAGCAAAATAACAATATGATTGAATATAATATACAAGTTCGCAATGTAATCCATGTTTCCACTTTTGTGGATTCTTTGAAGGAAAGCGGGGCCGGGGCGTTGCAGATTTTAAAAAAAATGTATGATGATTATGAAACAAAACAAATTCCGATTTATGAAAATATGCTAGATTTATTAAATAAGATGAACGAAGATCCGAACGCCCAAACCGTCGGGGATATGAAAGCATTCATAGACGAACATTTACCCAAAATATACGGATTTTTTTGGGAAAAATATTTAAACACCGCCTATTTATATAAACATCACATCCAGCCCATCATGGCGGCTGAAGGAAATGTGGTAGCGGGTGCGGGGGATGCATTGCGCTATCTTCTGTATGAATTGAACTCAGACCAGGGCCCCTTCCCCTTTCCCGAACAAAGTCTCACGCGGTAATTCAAAAACACTCGATTCGATCAAAGTTGAACAAACTCAGTCCTCATATATTACTAAAATAAGAAATACAAATTCTTCCTCCGTGTCCCAATAAATGAACTCAAAGAAATACACTTCACTCCTCCTCACTTCCCTCCTTCTTGCCGCGCCCGTTGCGTTTTCCGCCACCGCGCCGGTTCACACCGATTTTGAGCGCGGCGCTCCGTCGGACATCGACGAAAACAAACTCACCACCGCCATCGATTCCAGCCGCGCGCACTCGGGCAAAAATTCGCTGCGCATCACCTCCGCGCCGAAGGCCGCTTGGGGATACTACTCGCTCGAGCTCGACGGCAAACTGGACTTCTCCGAAAACTACGATTTCTCCGTCTGGGTTTACACCGAGAAAGCCACGAAAATCTCGGTCTACATATCCGCCGAGGACAGCACCGGCGAACGCTACACGCTGATCAACGGCGCCGGCGCCATCAAACCCGGCCAATGGTCGCGCCTGAGCGGACGGGTGTTTGCGGGCGACTGGCGCAAACAGGATCGCACTTACCGCTTCATCGTCCGCGCCAACGGCACCTACTGGATCGACGACCTTTCGCTGCGCCCCAATCCCGAGAAAACGCCCGCGCAAGTCTGGCCCCAACTCAAGACCGCCCTCAATTCCGCGGCGGGCAAACGCGCCTCCTCGCTCAAGCCCGGCGGCAGCCTCGCGCTTGACGCCCGCAACGCCGCCCTCGCCCCCGACATCACCCGCGCCGAAACTTCGCTGCCCGTCGAAGCCGCCGCCGTCATTCCCGCAGACGGCATGCTCGTTTTTGCCATCGACGCCAAGGATGACCTGAGCCTCACCGGTTCGCTCCAACTCGAGCCCGACGCCGACCTGCAACCCGGCTTGCGCGTCACCGTGCTCGCGAACGACACCGTTATCGCAGCCCCCGCCGTGAAAGCCGACGCGTGGAAAGCCGTCCGACGTCCGCGTGGCGCGCGCACCATTCACGGCGTTCCCGAGGGGCTCCGCGGCGAACGCCCGTCCGCCACCATCGCGCTTACGCCGTTCCGCCTCGCGAAAGGCCGCAATTACATCACCGTCGCCAGCCCGCATTTCCGCGGCGCGGGCAACTTCGCAAAACTCGAACTGCGCGCCGACGCCAAGCCCGCCGAGAAACCGCTCTACGCCTTCGGACTCCTCTCCGACACGCACCTCAGCTACAACCGGCGCGAGTGGCGCAACACCATGGCCGGCGCGCCCTCCGGTCCGCAACTCGAGGCCGTGCTCCGCCAGATCAAGCGCGAGGACGCCGCCTTTGCCATCATCGCGGGCGACATGACCGACGACGCCCGTCGCGACCAATTCTCCGACCTCGCCCGCGTCATCAAGCGCGCCAACCTTCCCGTTTACGGCTGCCTCGGCAATCACGACACCTCGCGCGACTCCCGCAAGGACATCGCCGCCACCATCCCGATGATTTTCCCCGACGGCCCGAAAAACGCCGACTACGCCTTCGCCCGTCCGCCGCTGCGCTTCATTGTCCTCGACGGTTCCTACTGGCGCGATTCGTCCGGCAAACTCCACGATCACCGCACCAACAAAAACGACAAAACCACCCCCGCGACGGCGCGCTCGACTGGCTGCGCGACACGCTCGCGAAGGACACCACCACGCCCACCATTGTCGTTTCGCACTATACGTTTTATTCGCACGGCGGCGTTTCACCCGTGAGCGGCTACGACCGCGGCAACTCGCATTTGAACAAGAACCTCATGGCCGTCCTCGATGCCGCGCCCAACGTCGTCGCCGCGATGAACGGCCACATGCACTACAACGAAGTCGCCACGCACAAAGGCATCACCTGCATCCAGAACCCGGCCTTCGCCGAGTGGCCCAACGCCTACCGCATGTGCCGCGTTTATCCCGACCGCATGGAGTGGGAAGTGCGCCAGCTCCCCAACCGCGGCCTCATCCGCGAAGAATTCATCCCCGAACTCGCCCTCGCCTGGCAACTCTCCACCGACGAAGGCGATCTCGCCGGCACCGTCAACCTGGCACCTCGCGCCAAAAAATAATCCCGCAGTGGCATCGCTTGCGGCGCCACCCATTCACTCCCAAACAAAGTGATCCACAGATGACGCAGATGAACACAGATTCAAACCGCTGATGTTTGTATTTTATCTGCGTCCATCCGCGCCATCTGTGGATAAAAACCGAAATGAAAACCAAAACTCCACATACCCGCCTCGCATTCATCTTCGCACTCGCCGCCATGTTTCCCGCGGTCATCATGGCGCAGCCGAAAATCGTCCAGAAGGCCACGCTTGAATATGATTTTCCCGGACGCTACGAGGGGCAGGCCGCGCAGGGCATGGCGATTTACGAGGAAGTCGCCCTGCTTTTTAACAACGAGGGGCATTGCCGGATTTATAATCTAAAAACCAAGAAAAAGCTTACCGAGTTCAACCTCGCCAGCCACGGCGGCTCCAACCACGTCAACTGCGTTTCCTTCGGCGTGGAACAACCCAAGGGCGCGTTTTTTCCGGTGATCTACGTCTCCGAGTGCTACGGCAACCGCCAGTGTTTTGTTGAAAGCATCTCGCCCAAGGGACCGCGCCTGCTCCAGACCCTCACAATAAAAACCGGCGGCATCGAGGAGCGCAGTTTCGACTGGGTGGTGGATCGCGAAAATAAATTCATCTATTCGCTCGCCAGTCAGTCGAAGGACGGGAAAAAGGGCGTCCAAGTCACCAAGTGGAATTTGCCGCCCCTTGGGAAAAAGAAAATCACCTTTCAGAAAGCCGATATCGTCGATCAGTTTTTTGTCGCCTTCCCAAATCTCACCCAGGGCGCGTGCATCCGCAAAGGTTACCTTTACCTGCCCGTCGGTCTCCATGACGCACCGGAGGGCGCGCCGGATTTCAAGAGCCGCGAAATCATCGTCGTCAACCTGAAGACAAAGAAGATCGAGAAGAGCATAGACATCAACGCCAGCTGCCCCTACGAGCCGGAGGACTGCGATTTCTATGGCGATACCCTGCTTTTATATTGCGGCCAGCAAGGCGGCCTCTGGCGCATCCCCGGCGTTTTATAAAAACCATCACGCAATTTGAACCAACCGCGGATGAACGCAGATTAACACAGATACAAACTTCCTGTTTTTTGTATTTATCAGCGACCATCAGTGTCCATCCGCGGTTAAAAAATAAAATGAAACAAAAAACTCCACATCACCTCCCTGCCTTCTCACGGGTCTTCGCTTTCGTCTTTGCGCTCGCCATCATTTCTTCCGGCAGCGCTGCCGCGCAAACATCCGCGAAGCAGCCCGCCGACACTCAAAGGGCGTTTAGCTTTATAAAAAAATCCGATGCCATGCTTCAGGAGCAGGCGCGGGTCATCTTCAATCAGGCCCGCAAGGTTTTCGCCGCGCACCCGCCCTCCGCCACGCCTTCCGACGAACGGCTGCTCGCCTTCTACGCGCTCGACTCGCTTTTCCACGACACCCGCCTCGACAAGGGCGAGGCGTTCACCGGGTTCATGGAGGACACCGCCAAGCGCGTCGCCGACACTCTTGCCGGCCCCAAGCCCGCCTCCGGGCTGCGCATCATCCGTTTTTATAATCACGGTTTTATTTTGCAAACGCCCACGGTCACGATCGCCATCGACATCGTGCGCGGCGGCAAGCGCGTCATCACCGGCGTCGAGGAGGAACCCTTCCTCGACCTGGAACTCATTCGCCCGATCATTGAGCGTTGCGACGCGCTTTTTGTTTCGCATCCGCACAACGACCATGCCGACCTCCGCGTCGCCAAACTTTTCACCGAGGCCGGCAAACCCGTCGTCGCGCCGCCCGGACTTTGGACGGATGTTTCGCCGCTCGTCCTCCATCCGCGCGCCGCCGACGCCACCGAGCCGATCGACATCACCGTCGCGCTCCGCTCCATCAAGTCGCCGCTCGCCGTGCGCGTTTATCCCGGACACCAAGGCAAGGTTCCCAACAATCTCTACGCAATCACCACGCCCGAGGGTAAGACCATCCTGCATTCCGGCGACCAGACTGGCGGCGGCGCGGACCTTTCCTGGCTTCTCAAAATCCGCGAGCAAATCCGCGTGGATGTTTTCCTCCCGCAATGCTGGATGTCGCGCCTCCCGCTCGTCGTGGAAGGCGTCGCTCCCGCGCTTGTGCTCACCGGCCACGAAAACGAAATGGGCCACACCATTGACCACCGCGAGTCCTATTGGCAATGTGTGCGCCGTGTGCAAAAAATCTCCGCCCCGTCATCCTCACCGCCTGGGGCGAACATGTGGACATTCCCTGACCAGCAATCACCATCAAATAAAAGGGTAGGGCGAACCCTCCGGGTGAGCCGCTCCGTTTCGAGCCTCGGCTCACTCTGAGTGAGCGCCCTGCCAAATCCAAATTTTTAAGCACCAACTCCAAACTCTAAACACACCAAAACATGATCACGAAAAAATCATTTCTCCTGCCATTTAGCCTCGCGCTGGCCCTGATGTTCAGCGCCGCGTTGAACGCCGCCGACCGCGTTGACCAACTGCGCGCGAAGCTCTTCTCGCGCGACATCCCCGACGTGCTCGTCGTCGCGCATCGCGGCGACTGGCGTTACGCGCCCGAAAATTCCATGCAGGGCATCGAGCGCTCGATCTCGCTGGGCGTGGATGTCGTCGAGGTTGATCTCCAGCGCACCAAGGATGGCGTGCTCATCCTTATGCATGACAGCACGCTTGAGCGCACCACTTCCTACAAAGGGAAGGGCGGCGACAAGGGCAAGGTCTCCGAGAAAACCCTCGCGGAAATCAAAAAACTCACCCTCAAAAACGGCTGCGGCATCAGGACGCCGCACAAGGTCCCCACGCTCGAGGAACTGCTCGTCGCCACCAAGGGCCGCGTGCTCATCAACCTCGACAAGGCCGACCGTTATTTCGACGAAGTCTTCGCGCTCCTTAAAAAAACCGGCACCACCCGCCAGATCATCATGAAAGGCAGCAAGCCCAACGATGAAGTTAAAAAGCTCTACGGCGCGTATCTCGACGAGGTCATTTACATGCCCATCGTGAACCTCGACAAGGAAGGCGCCGAGCAAATCATCCGCGATTTCCGCGCCGGCATCAACCCCGTCGCCTACGAGCTGCTCTACAAGCACGACACCAACCCGCTCCCCAAGCAACTCGCGCGCGAGCTGAAGGGCAACGCGCTCATCTGGTATAACACGCTTTGGGCAAACATGGCCGGCGGGCACGAGGACGAGTGCGCGATCACGCAAGGCCCCGACGCCGCCTACGGCTTCCTTATCGACAACCTCGGCACGCGCATCATCCAGACCGATCGCTCCGAGCTCCTGCTCAACTACCTGAAAAAACGCCGCCTGCACGACTGAGCCATGTAGGGGCGCACCTCGCGTGCGCCCTTGCGTTGTCCGCCTTGTGCGAACGCACGCAACCCATCCTTCGCGCCATCCGGGCGCGCGTAAAGCGCGCCCCTGCGATGGAGGCAGATTACTAAGCCCCAAAAACATCCCCTCTCAAAATCCCATGCGAAACCCCGCAGTTACATCCCTTATGAAACCCGCCACCCTCACCGCCGCGGCCTTCGCCGCCGTCACGCTCCCGCTCGCCGCCGCCGACAAGGCGCCCGCGCCCGGAAAACAACCAAACATTATCGTCATCCTTTCGGACGACATGGGCTACTCGGACATTGGCTGTTACGGCAGCGAAATCCGCACCCCCGCGCTCGACGCCCTTGCCGCCCGCGGCCTCCGGTTCACCCAATTCTACAACGGCGCCCGCTGCTGCCCCACGCGCGCCGCGCTGCTCACCGGCCTCTACGCGCACCAAGCCGGCATGGGCGGCATGACTCGCAACCAAAAACTCCCCGGCTACACCGGCTCCATTCGTGAAAACTGCATGACCATCGCCGAAATGCTCCGCCCCGCCGGCTACGCCACTTACGCCGTTGGCAAATGGCATGTCTCCCGCAACGCCAGGGAGACGCAAAACCTCCCCCTCCAGCGTGGCTTCGACCACTACTATGGAATGCTAATCGGCTCCGCCAGCTATTACGACCCCTCCTCGCTTGCCCGCGACAACACGATCATCACCCCCTACAACGACCCCGAGGGTTACCGTCCCGCCAACAATCAATTTTATCTCACAGACGCCATTGGCGACAACGCCATCCGCTACCTCGAGCAGCACGAGCGAAAAAAATCAGCCGGCGCGTCCGCGTCCAAACCCTTCTTCATGTATGTCGCGTTCACCGCGGCGCACTGGCCCCTGCAAGCCTTCCCCGAGGACATCGCCAAATACAAGGGCGCCTACGATGCCGGTTACGACGCCATCCGCCAGGCCCGTCATAAACGCCTGGCCGAACTCGGACTACTCCCTCCCGGCACCAAGCTCTCCCCGCCCGACAACACCGCGTGGAAAGACATCCAGGACAAGGAATGGGAAATCCGCTGCATGGAGGTTTACGCCGCCATGATTGACCGCATGGACCAAAACATAGCCCGCATCGTCGCCCACCTCAAAACCACCGGCCAGCTCGACAACACCGTCATCTTCTTCATGCAGGACAACGGCGCCTGCGCCGAAATCTTTACCCAAAGGGACAACCTCACCTTTCGCTGGCACAACGGCCCCCCACCAGCCACGCCGAGCGCCGCGTCCTCATGCGCGAGCCTCCCAACGCCGCCACCGCCACCTACGCGCCCCTCGGCCCCGACGACCTCCAGACGAGAAACTATCCCGTGCAAACCCGCGACGGACGCCCCATGCGCACCGGCCCCGCGGTCATGCCCGGCCCCGACGACACCTACATCGGCTACGGACAGGACTGGGCCAACGTCTCCAACACCCCCTTCCGCGAATACAAGCACTGGGTGCACGAAGGCGGCATCAGCACGCCGCTCATCGTCCACTGGCCCGCCGGCATTCCCGCCGCGCTCAACAGCAGCCTTGTCTGCACCCCCGCGCACATCATCGACATCGCCGCCACCTGCGTTGACTTGGCCGGCGCAAAATATCCCGCCAAACGCGGCGACACCGCGATCACACCGCTCGCTGGGATCAGTCTGCGCCCGCTCTTCACCGGCGCCCAAGTCCACCGTCCCGCGCCGATATTCTGGGAGCACGAGGGCAACCGCGCCGTGCGCGATGGAGACTGGAAACTCGTCGCCAAAGGCCACGACGGCCCTTGGGAACTCTACAACATGACCGCCGACCGCACCGAGCTCAACAACCTCGCCGCGCAACACAAGGACATCACCAACCGCCTCGCCACCGCATGGGAAAACTGGGCCGTTGAGGCCAAGGCCAAACCATGGCCCTGGGACAAGACGCCCCCCGTCCAAGGCGGCGCGGCCAAGTCAAAATCAAAAAACAAGTCCGCCAAAAAATAACCAGCCATTCTTTCCATGAAACCCGCCACCCTCACCGCCGCGGCTCTTGCCGCCGCCACACTCCCGCTTGTCGCCACCGCCGCCGACAAGACGCCCGCGTCCGTGAAGCAGCCAAACATTATAATCATCCTCAGCGACGACATGGGTTATACCGACATCGGTTGCTATGGCGGGGAAATCCGCACGCCCGCAATCGACAAGCTCGCGCAGCGCGGCCTGCGCTTCACGCAGTTTTACAACAACGCCCGCTGTTGCCCCACGCGCGCCTCGTTGCTTACCGGCCTCTACGCGCACCAAGCCGGCATGGGCGGCATGAACCGCAACCAAAAACACCCCGGCTACACCGGCTCATTGCGCGACAATTGCATGACCATTGCCGAAATGCTTCGCCCCGGAGGTTATTCCACCTACGCCGTCGGCAAATGGCACGTCTCGCTCGAATCAGGCGAACCGGCAAACTGGCCCTTGCGGCGCGGCTTCGACAAGTTCTACGGCACCATTCTCGGCTACGGCAGTTTTTATGACCCCGCCACGCTCTGCCGTGACAACACCCTCATCACCCCCCTCAACGATCCCGGCTACAAGCCGCCATCGGGAAAATATTATTACACCGATGCCATCGCCGACAACGCCGTGCTCTACATCAAGCAGCACCAGCGCGACAACGCCTCTGCGGACGGCTCCACGTCCAAACCCTTCTTCATGTATGTCGCCTTCACCGCCGCGCACTGGCCCATGCACGCGCTGCCCGAGGACATCGCAAAATACAAGGGCGTTTATGACAACGGCTACGACCCCATTCGCGCCGCGCGTTACAAGCGCGCAATCGAACTCGGAGTCCTCCCGCCCGGCACGAAACTCACGCCGTCCGACAATGCCGGCTGGGACAACGTGAAGGACAAGGAGTGGGAAGCCCGCTGCATGGAAGTTTACGCCGCCATGATTGACCGCATGGACCAGGGCATCGCGCGCATTGTCGCCCAACTCGACGCATCCGGCCAGCTCGACAACACCATCATCATGTTCATGCATGATAACGGCGGTTGCGCCGAGCCGCAAGGCCGCCAGCCCGAGCCCGCCGCCAACGTGCCCGCGCCCGGCGAGACATTCCGTCCCCTCGGCCCCGACGAGCCCCAGCCCAAGGCCCGCCCTCCTCACATGCAAGCGCGCGACGGACGCCCCATCCGCACTGGCGTAGGCACGATGCCCGGCCCCGAGGACACCTACATCGGCTACGGACACGACTGGGCCAACGTCTCCAACACGCCCTTCCGCGAATACAAGCACTGGGTGCACGAAGGTGGCATCAGCACGCCGCTCATCGTCCACTGGCCCGCCGGCATCCCTGCCGCGCTCAACGGCACATTTGTGCGCCCGCCCGCGCACATCATCGACGTGGCCGCCACCTGCGTTGATTTGGCCGGCGCAAAATATCCCGCCAAACGGGGCGACACCGCGCTCACACCGCTTGCCGGTGTCAGTCTGCGTCCGCTCTTCACCGGCGCGCAAACCTTGCAGCGCCCCGCGCCAATATTCTGGGAGCACGAGGGCAACCGCGCCGTGCGCGATGGAGACTGGAAGCTAGTCGCCAAGGGCTCCGACGGCCCTTGGGAACTCTACAACATTGCAGCCGACCGTGCCGAGCTCAACAACCTCGCCGCGCAGCACAAGGACATCGCCAACCGCCTCGCCGCCGCATGGGAAAACTGGGCCGTTGAGGCCAAGGCAAAACCTTGGCCTTGGGACAAGATCAAGCCCGGAAACGTCAACGCCCAAAAAACAAAAACCAAAAACAAAAGAAACAAAGGCGCGAAAAGTTAGACGCGTTGCCGTCCATGGCCGCCTTCCAATCTTCAACGCAATATTCTCACCACTAAACAAACACTAAATCCTAAGCCTAAATAAAAACCATGTCTTCATTCACCCGTCGCCAATTCCTCGGCACCGCCGCCGCGCTCTCCGCCGCTCCGCTCCTCTCGAAACTTCCCGCCGCCGCGTTTGCGTCCGGCTCGGACCGCCTCAAAGTCGGCCTCATCGGCTCCGGCGGACGCGGTGTCAGCGCCATGCGCAACTGCCTCGACGCCGATCCCTCCGTGATAGTCTGGGCCATCGGCGACGCTTTCGCCGACCGTCTTGAAAGCGCCCGCGACAACTTGGTCAACGGCACCCCGAAGAGCCGCAGGCCGCGCCCGCCCGTCGCGCCCGAGCGCCTCGCCATTCCGCCCGAGCGCCAGTTCATCGGCCTCGACGCCTACAAAAAAGTCATCAACTCCGGCGTCGATCTCGTCATCCTCGCCACGCCGCCGCAATTCCGCCCGGAACACATGGAGGCCGCCATCAACGCCGGCGTGCACGTCTTCGCCGAAAAACCCGTCGCCGTGGATGTCGCCGGCGTGCGTCGCGTTATCTCCGTCGGCGAGCTGGCGAAACAGAAGCGCCTCGCGATCGTCGCCGGCACGCAATTCCGCTACAGCGGCCACTACATCGAGACCATGCGCCGCGTTCACGACGGCGACATCGGCGAGCTTGTCGGCGGGCAGTTTTATTATCTGACAAACGGGCTCTGGCACCACGACCGCAAACCCGGCTGGACGGATATGGAATACCAAATTCGCAACTGGCTTTATTACACCTGGCTGAGCGGCGACCACATCGTCGAGCAGCACATCCACAACATCGACGTCATGAACTGGGCCTTCGGCGGACCTCCCCTCAAGGCCATCGGCATGGGCGGACGCCAGAGCCGCACCGACCCGAAGTATGGCAACATTTTTGACCACTTCGCCGTCGAGTATGAATATGCGAATGGCGTCCGCGTGCAAAGCATGTGCCGCCAGGCGCCCGGCGCGTCCACCCGCTCCAACAACGAGCGACTCGTCGGCACCAAGGGCACCGCCCGGCTCCCCGCAGCCATCACCGGCCCGAAAGCGTGGAAGTTCACCGACGACACGCCCAACGGTCTCGTCGCCGAGCACGTCGCGCTGATCAAAGGCATTCGCAACGGCAACCCGCTCAACGACGCCAAGCGCGTCGCCGAAAGCACGCTGACCGCAATCCTCGGGCGCAACTCCGCCTACACCGGGCGCGAAATCAACTACGCGTGGCTGCTCAACGCCTCCAAGGAAAACCTCACGCCCGAAACCTGCCGCTTCGACATGGCCCCGCCGAAAAGCGAAATCGCCATCCCCGGCGTTACGCCGCTCGTGTGACCTGGGAGCGCGGGCGTCCCGCCCGCACAACCCTCCAAACCTGCGGGCAAGATGCCCGCGCTCCCGGGATGCAGCCGCATCCCAATGTCCCTTCATTTCGGAAAAACCAACAATAACCACTGCCACCAACCGCCAGCCAACGCGCCACCATGAACCTGAACCGTCGCACCTTCCTAAAATCCGCCGCC
This genomic interval carries:
- a CDS encoding arylsulfatase — its product is MKPATLTAAALAAATLPLVATAADKTPASVKQPNIIIILSDDMGYTDIGCYGGEIRTPAIDKLAQRGLRFTQFYNNARCCPTRASLLTGLYAHQAGMGGMNRNQKHPGYTGSLRDNCMTIAEMLRPGGYSTYAVGKWHVSLESGEPANWPLRRGFDKFYGTILGYGSFYDPATLCRDNTLITPLNDPGYKPPSGKYYYTDAIADNAVLYIKQHQRDNASADGSTSKPFFMYVAFTAAHWPMHALPEDIAKYKGVYDNGYDPIRAARYKRAIELGVLPPGTKLTPSDNAGWDNVKDKEWEARCMEVYAAMIDRMDQGIARIVAQLDASGQLDNTIIMFMHDNGGCAEPQGRQPEPAANVPAPGETFRPLGPDEPQPKARPPHMQARDGRPIRTGVGTMPGPEDTYIGYGHDWANVSNTPFREYKHWVHEGGISTPLIVHWPAGIPAALNGTFVRPPAHIIDVAATCVDLAGAKYPAKRGDTALTPLAGVSLRPLFTGAQTLQRPAPIFWEHEGNRAVRDGDWKLVAKGSDGPWELYNIAADRAELNNLAAQHKDIANRLAAAWENWAVEAKAKPWPWDKIKPGNVNAQKTKTKNKRNKGAKS
- a CDS encoding Gfo/Idh/MocA family protein; the encoded protein is MSSFTRRQFLGTAAALSAAPLLSKLPAAAFASGSDRLKVGLIGSGGRGVSAMRNCLDADPSVIVWAIGDAFADRLESARDNLVNGTPKSRRPRPPVAPERLAIPPERQFIGLDAYKKVINSGVDLVILATPPQFRPEHMEAAINAGVHVFAEKPVAVDVAGVRRVISVGELAKQKRLAIVAGTQFRYSGHYIETMRRVHDGDIGELVGGQFYYLTNGLWHHDRKPGWTDMEYQIRNWLYYTWLSGDHIVEQHIHNIDVMNWAFGGPPLKAIGMGGRQSRTDPKYGNIFDHFAVEYEYANGVRVQSMCRQAPGASTRSNNERLVGTKGTARLPAAITGPKAWKFTDDTPNGLVAEHVALIKGIRNGNPLNDAKRVAESTLTAILGRNSAYTGREINYAWLLNASKENLTPETCRFDMAPPKSEIAIPGVTPLV